Proteins found in one Planctomycetes bacterium MalM25 genomic segment:
- the yhhW_1 gene encoding Quercetin 2,3-dioxygenase — MIRVRRAHERGQADHGWLRSQHTFSFADYRDANQMGFRSLRVMNDDRVAPGEGFGSHPHRDMEILSYVLEGRLEHRDSLGNGAVIGPGEFQRITAGSGINHSEFNPSDAEPVHFYQVWIKPRERGLPPSYEELSLADAPTDRLMLAASPDGRDGSLTIQQDAEVWLGRLASGVSVEHPPEPGRGVWVQVLGGSARIAGETLSTGDGVALEDETTVTIRAAGAGVDLLLFDLP; from the coding sequence ATGATCCGAGTCCGCCGCGCCCACGAACGAGGCCAAGCCGATCACGGCTGGCTGCGGAGCCAACACACCTTCTCGTTCGCCGACTACCGCGACGCGAACCAGATGGGCTTCCGCTCACTCCGCGTGATGAACGACGACCGCGTCGCCCCCGGCGAGGGATTCGGATCGCACCCGCACCGCGACATGGAGATCCTCTCCTACGTGCTGGAAGGCCGGCTCGAACACCGCGACAGCCTGGGCAACGGCGCCGTCATCGGCCCCGGCGAGTTCCAACGCATCACCGCCGGGTCCGGGATCAACCACAGCGAGTTTAACCCGTCCGACGCCGAACCGGTTCACTTCTACCAAGTCTGGATCAAGCCTCGCGAGCGCGGCCTGCCGCCGAGCTACGAGGAGCTCTCGCTGGCCGACGCCCCCACGGACCGCCTAATGTTGGCGGCCTCGCCCGACGGCCGCGACGGTTCACTCACCATCCAACAGGACGCCGAGGTCTGGCTCGGGCGACTCGCCAGCGGGGTTTCCGTTGAGCACCCCCCCGAACCCGGGCGGGGCGTCTGGGTCCAAGTCCTAGGCGGCTCGGCCCGAATCGCCGGTGAGACGCTCTCCACAGGCGACGGCGTCGCCTTGGAGGACGAGACGACCGTCACGATCCGTGCCGCCGGCGCGGGCGTGGACTTGCTGCTGTTCGACCTGCCTTAA
- the suhB_2 gene encoding Inositol-1-monophosphatase has protein sequence MFDTPEARFALDAVREAALLTRRVQAEMVTDALTKGDKSPVTVGDFAAQAVVGKRLAEAGLACGVLVGEESAAALREADGAATLEQVTHFVRSVVPDATPQQVCDWIDHGASDAGDAYWTLDPIDGTKGFLRGDQYAVALALVEGGQVKLGVLGCPELEGASQPAKGGAGSLLIAIRGEGTYASGLSTEGDWTRLAASPESDATKTRMLRSVEKGHTNLGAIDHLATAMGVAVDPVGMDSQAKYAVLAAGGGEMLVRLLSADRPDYREKVWDQAAGSIVVEEAGGRVSDLDGKPLDFSHGRTLATNRGVVATNGALHEAALAALREIKA, from the coding sequence ATGTTCGACACCCCCGAAGCCCGCTTTGCCCTCGACGCGGTGCGAGAAGCCGCCCTCCTGACCCGCCGCGTTCAGGCGGAGATGGTCACCGACGCCCTCACGAAGGGAGATAAGTCGCCGGTCACCGTTGGGGACTTTGCCGCTCAGGCCGTTGTCGGAAAGCGGCTCGCCGAAGCGGGGCTCGCTTGTGGCGTGCTCGTGGGCGAGGAGTCGGCCGCAGCGCTCCGCGAGGCGGACGGCGCGGCGACGCTTGAGCAGGTCACGCATTTCGTTCGGTCGGTCGTCCCCGACGCCACGCCGCAACAGGTCTGCGACTGGATCGACCACGGCGCGTCCGACGCGGGCGACGCCTACTGGACCCTCGACCCGATCGACGGCACCAAGGGCTTCCTCCGGGGCGATCAGTACGCGGTCGCCCTCGCGCTGGTCGAAGGGGGCCAAGTCAAGCTTGGGGTGCTCGGCTGCCCCGAGCTGGAAGGCGCTAGTCAGCCCGCGAAGGGGGGCGCCGGTTCGTTGCTGATCGCCATCCGCGGCGAGGGGACTTATGCTTCCGGCTTGAGTACCGAGGGCGATTGGACACGCCTCGCCGCCTCGCCCGAGTCCGACGCCACGAAGACCCGGATGCTCCGTTCGGTCGAGAAGGGGCACACCAACCTCGGAGCGATCGACCACCTCGCCACGGCGATGGGCGTCGCGGTCGATCCGGTCGGCATGGACAGCCAAGCGAAGTACGCCGTGCTCGCCGCCGGCGGGGGCGAGATGCTCGTCCGGCTGCTGTCGGCCGATCGCCCCGACTACCGCGAAAAAGTCTGGGACCAGGCGGCCGGTTCGATCGTCGTCGAGGAAGCGGGCGGCCGCGTCTCGGACCTGGACGGCAAGCCGCTCGACTTCTCGCACGGCCGGACCCTGGCGACCAACCGGGGCGTCGTCGCCACGAACGGCGCCCTCCACGAGGCGGCCCTCGCCGCGCTCCGCGAGATCAAGGCCTGA
- the rex gene encoding Redox-sensing transcriptional repressor Rex, translating to MADSTSKGSASPELPDPDRAEESKPVPKAVVNRLSLYLRELGRLERERKETISSSQLGKLLGFTDAQVRKDLAYFGQFGHPGVGYRCGELVAAIRRILGTDREWVVAIVGVGNLGRALLGYKGFRPQGFRVAAAFDSDSSKVGMSFGGVAVEPISALESTVRDRGVTLGLIATSAEAAQDIANRLVSAGVVGILNFAPVTLSLPAGVSLVGVDLATELEQLSFSVANTPPPAPAEEAGSGEKGPLTDDAP from the coding sequence ATGGCTGACAGCACGAGCAAAGGCTCCGCCTCGCCCGAACTCCCCGATCCCGATCGGGCCGAGGAGTCCAAGCCGGTCCCCAAAGCGGTGGTGAACCGTCTGAGCCTCTACCTGCGTGAGCTCGGCCGGCTGGAACGCGAGCGCAAGGAGACGATCAGCTCGAGCCAGCTCGGCAAGCTGCTCGGCTTCACCGACGCCCAGGTCCGCAAGGACTTGGCCTACTTCGGCCAATTCGGCCATCCGGGGGTCGGCTACCGCTGCGGCGAGCTGGTCGCCGCCATCCGCCGCATCCTGGGCACCGACCGCGAGTGGGTCGTGGCGATCGTCGGCGTGGGTAACCTGGGGCGGGCGTTGCTGGGCTACAAAGGCTTCCGGCCGCAGGGGTTTCGGGTCGCGGCCGCCTTCGACAGCGATTCCTCGAAGGTCGGCATGAGCTTCGGCGGGGTGGCCGTCGAACCGATCAGCGCCCTGGAGAGCACCGTCCGCGACCGGGGCGTGACACTCGGGCTGATCGCGACCTCGGCCGAAGCGGCCCAGGATATCGCCAATCGCCTCGTTTCGGCGGGCGTGGTGGGCATCCTGAACTTCGCACCCGTGACGCTGTCCCTCCCCGCGGGCGTCAGCCTCGTGGGGGTCGATCTGGCGACCGAGCTGGAGCAGCTCAGCTTCTCGGTGGCCAACACCCCGCCGCCAGCGCCCGCCGAAGAGGCCGGGTCGGGGGAGAAAGGCCCGTTAACGGACGACGCCCCGTGA